A DNA window from Bradyrhizobium sp. CCBAU 53421 contains the following coding sequences:
- a CDS encoding helix-turn-helix transcriptional regulator: MRSSQSVQTGFSRIAEALGDPVREAMVSALADGKALPAGELAAVAGISPQGASAHLQKLVDARVLSVWAQGRFRYYRIRDDDVAALIENLVDLAAKTTAGRKRAMPAEQLRQSRTCYHHLAGQLGVLLSNALVRRRLVVIDGRDGRVTEQGLAWCRAEGIEFDPARPPHLRLCNDWTERVPHLAGPFANAVLARLVEMRGVAPHRIPRALRITDRGRAFFDRLGVQIPF, translated from the coding sequence GTGAGATCATCCCAATCCGTGCAAACGGGATTTTCCCGGATCGCCGAGGCATTGGGCGATCCCGTGCGCGAGGCCATGGTCAGCGCGCTGGCCGACGGCAAAGCTTTGCCCGCGGGCGAGCTTGCCGCGGTGGCCGGCATTTCGCCGCAGGGCGCCAGCGCGCATCTGCAGAAGCTGGTCGATGCGCGCGTGCTGTCGGTGTGGGCGCAGGGCCGCTTCAGATATTACCGGATCAGGGACGACGACGTCGCGGCGCTGATCGAGAACCTGGTCGATCTCGCGGCGAAAACCACTGCCGGGCGCAAGCGGGCGATGCCCGCCGAGCAGCTCAGGCAATCGCGCACCTGCTACCATCATCTGGCAGGCCAGCTCGGCGTGCTGCTGTCGAATGCGCTGGTGCGCCGTCGCCTCGTCGTCATCGACGGCCGCGATGGGCGTGTGACCGAGCAGGGGCTGGCCTGGTGCCGCGCCGAAGGGATCGAATTCGATCCGGCGCGGCCGCCGCATCTGCGGCTGTGCAATGACTGGACCGAGCGTGTGCCGCATCTGGCAGGTCCCTTTGCCAATGCCGTGCTGGCGCGGCTGGTCGAGATGCGCGGCGTTGCACCGCACCGGATTCCGCGCGCGTTGCGGATCACCGACCGTGGACGGGCGTTCTTCGATCGGCTCGGTGTGCAGATTCCCTTCTGA
- a CDS encoding DUF2188 domain-containing protein yields the protein MSHVIYKVVQHDGGWAYTVNGVFSEPFPTHAAALAAARRAANEQRVPGRTEAIQYETSDGKWLTETASGNDRPETEVEDGR from the coding sequence ATGAGCCACGTGATCTACAAGGTGGTCCAGCACGATGGTGGCTGGGCTTACACTGTCAACGGGGTGTTTTCGGAACCGTTTCCGACCCATGCCGCGGCCCTTGCCGCCGCCCGGCGCGCCGCCAACGAACAGCGCGTTCCCGGCCGCACCGAGGCGATCCAGTACGAGACCTCGGACGGCAAATGGCTGACCGAAACCGCCTCCGGCAACGACCGCCCGGAGACCGAGGTCGAGGACGGCCGCTAG
- a CDS encoding DUF2277 domain-containing protein, whose product MCRNIKTLFNFEPPATEDEIHASALQFVRKLSGFNKPSQSNEAAFNLAVTEVSDAARRLLISLHTTAPARDREVEAEKARERSRLRFG is encoded by the coding sequence ATGTGCCGTAACATCAAGACGCTGTTCAACTTCGAGCCGCCCGCCACCGAGGACGAGATCCACGCCTCGGCGCTGCAATTCGTGCGCAAATTGTCCGGCTTCAACAAGCCGTCGCAGTCCAATGAGGCCGCCTTCAATCTTGCCGTGACCGAGGTCTCGGATGCCGCGCGCAGGCTGCTGATCTCGCTGCACACCACGGCGCCGGCGCGCGATCGCGAGGTGGAGGCGGAGAAGGCGAGGGAGCGTTCGCGGCTGCGCTTCGGCTGA
- a CDS encoding collagen-like protein yields MADETVSRQGSRGAQGPQGRQGEPGRPGPQGHPGRPGPEGARGKPGPQGKVGAVGKAGAQGKPGVQGKAGVQGPRGEAGPQGPQGPAGPRGEAGPPGQLPSIEQVMPWLHMIFDAWEDYKRTKEREAAELAERDAAERAAAEAIALEVDAIDFADEDDEDDDHKKKKKHRKKDKK; encoded by the coding sequence GTGGCTGACGAGACAGTTTCCCGCCAGGGGTCGCGAGGGGCGCAGGGGCCGCAGGGCCGTCAGGGCGAGCCGGGACGGCCCGGTCCGCAGGGACATCCGGGGCGGCCGGGGCCGGAAGGTGCGCGCGGCAAGCCGGGTCCTCAGGGCAAGGTCGGAGCGGTCGGAAAGGCCGGCGCTCAGGGCAAGCCGGGGGTGCAAGGCAAGGCTGGCGTGCAGGGTCCGCGCGGCGAAGCTGGTCCACAGGGCCCGCAGGGTCCGGCCGGCCCGCGCGGTGAAGCCGGACCGCCCGGCCAATTGCCATCGATCGAGCAGGTGATGCCGTGGCTGCACATGATCTTCGACGCCTGGGAAGACTACAAGCGCACCAAGGAGCGTGAAGCCGCAGAGCTCGCCGAACGCGACGCGGCCGAGCGCGCGGCAGCCGAGGCGATCGCGCTCGAGGTCGACGCGATCGATTTCGCTGACGAAGACGACGAGGACGACGATCACAAGAAAAAGAAGAAGCACCGCAAGAAGGACAAGAAGTAA
- a CDS encoding helix-turn-helix domain-containing protein yields the protein MSYASTVPSPEALLPSLAPNEIVPLLIGATVDEVERELVLQTLARCDGNRTRAARVLGLSVRTLRNKIREYSADGIDVPHSEHAAA from the coding sequence ATGTCTTACGCGTCCACCGTACCGTCGCCGGAAGCACTGCTGCCGTCGCTGGCTCCAAATGAAATCGTCCCATTGCTGATCGGCGCGACCGTCGATGAAGTTGAGCGGGAACTGGTGCTGCAAACGCTCGCGCGCTGCGACGGCAACCGCACCCGCGCCGCGCGCGTGCTCGGACTGTCGGTCCGGACGTTGCGGAACAAGATCCGCGAATATTCGGCCGACGGCATCGACGTGCCGCACAGCGAGCACGCCGCGGCCTAA
- a CDS encoding GDP-mannose pyrophosphatase, whose product MSIADRVRVKDVELLSKRRYELKSATFDYRRSNGEWQTQVREVYDRGNGAVLLPYNLSTRSVVLVRQFRYPAFANGYDDLLIEAAAGMLDDAAPEMRIRAEAEEEIGYRLTHVRKVFEAFMTPGAVTEKLHFFIAEYDAAMRVSDGGGLADEGEDIEVLELAIDDALAMISDGRIVDAKTIMLLQYAALHLFR is encoded by the coding sequence ATGAGCATCGCCGACCGCGTCCGCGTCAAGGACGTCGAGCTGCTTTCCAAACGCCGCTACGAGCTGAAGAGCGCGACCTTCGACTACCGCCGCAGCAACGGCGAATGGCAGACCCAGGTGCGCGAGGTCTACGACCGCGGCAACGGCGCGGTGCTGTTGCCCTACAATCTCAGTACCCGCAGCGTCGTGCTGGTGCGCCAGTTCCGCTACCCGGCTTTCGCCAACGGCTATGACGATCTCCTGATCGAGGCCGCCGCCGGCATGCTCGACGATGCCGCGCCGGAGATGCGCATTCGCGCCGAGGCGGAGGAAGAAATCGGCTACCGGCTCACGCATGTGCGCAAGGTATTCGAAGCCTTCATGACGCCGGGCGCGGTGACCGAGAAGCTGCATTTCTTCATCGCCGAATACGACGCCGCGATGCGTGTCAGCGACGGCGGCGGGCTCGCCGACGAGGGCGAGGACATCGAGGTGCTGGAGCTTGCGATCGACGACGCGCTCGCCATGATCAGCGATGGCCGCATCGTCGACGCCAAGACCATCATGCTGCTGCAATACGCCGCGCTGCATCTGTTCAGGTGA
- a CDS encoding GNAT family acetyltransferase, with protein sequence MTVQATTPSPSLAIAPITDADIADVVALWQACGLTRPWNDPSADIALARRGPSSAVLVGRNAGAIVATAMVGHDGHRGWVYYVAVDPNRQGKGLGRTIMAAAEDWLRNAGVPKLQLLVRRENAKAGAFYQSLGYEESTSVMLAKWLDGREATP encoded by the coding sequence GTGACCGTGCAGGCGACAACGCCCTCCCCTTCACTCGCCATTGCACCAATCACCGACGCCGATATCGCCGATGTCGTCGCGCTGTGGCAGGCCTGCGGCCTGACGCGGCCGTGGAACGATCCCTCGGCCGACATCGCGCTGGCGCGGCGCGGTCCGAGCTCGGCCGTGCTGGTCGGCCGCAACGCCGGCGCGATCGTGGCAACCGCGATGGTCGGCCATGACGGCCATCGCGGCTGGGTCTATTACGTCGCGGTCGATCCCAACCGCCAGGGCAAGGGGCTTGGCCGCACCATCATGGCGGCGGCCGAAGACTGGCTGCGCAATGCCGGCGTGCCGAAGCTGCAATTGCTGGTACGGCGGGAGAACGCCAAGGCCGGCGCTTTCTACCAATCGCTCGGCTATGAGGAGTCGACCTCGGTGATGCTGGCCAAATGGCTCGACGGCCGCGAAGCCACGCCGTGA
- a CDS encoding FAD-binding oxidoreductase, producing MNIVQSAVPPLPPELLEKFRAIVGAKYAVTDPADIKPYVTEERDLFHGRSPLVLRPGSTAEVAAICKLASEHRIALVPQGGNTGLVGGQTPHNGEVVVSLRRLDKIRDIDVESNTMTCEAGVVLQIAQQKAADVDRLFPLSLGAEGSCTIGGNLSTNAGGTGALAYGVAREMALGVEVVLADGRVLNALSKLKKDNTGYDLRNLFIGAEGTLGIITAATLKLFPKPRAVETAYVGLKSPAAALKLLSISRNEAAGSLTSFELLADIAVDFSIRHGIDIRDPLESKHPWYVLMELSSSRDDARDALEAILAQGMEDGIVDDAVIAANLSQRQAFWKLRDEMSAAQKPEGGSIKHDISVPVAAVPAFIAEANAAVVKLIPGARPVPFGHLGDGNIHYNVSQPVGANAADFLARWHDVNAVVFEIVLRMGGSISAEHGIGVLKRDELPDVKDKVAIELMRQVKAMLDPLGIMNPGKVL from the coding sequence ATGAACATCGTCCAATCAGCGGTGCCGCCGCTTCCGCCCGAATTGCTTGAAAAGTTCCGCGCCATCGTCGGGGCGAAATACGCGGTGACCGATCCTGCCGACATCAAGCCTTACGTCACCGAGGAGCGCGACCTGTTTCACGGCCGCTCGCCGCTGGTGCTGCGCCCCGGCTCGACCGCCGAAGTCGCCGCGATCTGCAAGCTTGCGAGCGAGCACAGGATCGCGCTGGTGCCGCAGGGCGGCAACACCGGCCTGGTCGGCGGGCAGACGCCGCACAATGGCGAGGTCGTGGTGTCGCTGCGGCGGCTCGACAAGATCCGCGACATCGACGTCGAGTCCAACACCATGACCTGCGAGGCCGGCGTGGTGCTGCAAATCGCGCAGCAGAAAGCAGCCGACGTCGATCGGCTGTTCCCGCTGTCGCTCGGCGCCGAAGGCAGCTGCACCATCGGCGGCAACCTCTCGACCAATGCCGGCGGCACCGGCGCGCTTGCCTACGGCGTGGCGCGCGAGATGGCCCTCGGCGTCGAGGTCGTGCTGGCCGACGGCCGCGTGCTCAACGCCCTGTCCAAGCTGAAGAAGGACAACACCGGCTACGATCTGCGCAACCTCTTCATCGGCGCCGAAGGCACGCTCGGCATCATCACCGCGGCAACGTTGAAACTGTTCCCGAAGCCGCGCGCGGTCGAGACCGCCTATGTCGGCCTGAAGTCGCCGGCGGCGGCATTGAAGCTGCTGTCGATCTCGCGCAACGAGGCAGCCGGCAGCCTGACGAGCTTCGAGCTGCTCGCCGACATCGCGGTCGATTTCTCGATCCGCCACGGCATCGATATCCGCGATCCGCTGGAGAGCAAGCACCCCTGGTACGTGCTGATGGAATTATCGTCATCGCGCGACGATGCCCGCGACGCGCTGGAGGCGATCCTCGCCCAGGGCATGGAAGACGGCATCGTCGACGATGCTGTGATCGCCGCCAATCTGAGCCAGCGCCAGGCGTTCTGGAAACTGCGCGACGAGATGTCGGCCGCGCAAAAGCCGGAGGGCGGCTCGATCAAGCACGACATCTCGGTACCGGTCGCGGCCGTGCCTGCCTTCATCGCGGAGGCCAATGCGGCGGTCGTGAAGCTGATCCCGGGCGCCCGGCCGGTGCCGTTCGGCCATCTCGGCGACGGCAACATCCACTACAATGTCAGCCAGCCGGTCGGCGCCAATGCAGCCGACTTCCTGGCGCGCTGGCACGACGTCAATGCCGTCGTGTTCGAGATCGTGCTGCGGATGGGCGGCTCGATCTCGGCCGAGCACGGCATCGGCGTGCTCAAGCGCGACGAACTGCCCGACGTCAAGGACAAGGTCGCGATCGAGCTGATGCGGCAGGTCAAGGCGATGCTCGATCCGCTCGGCATCATGAATCCGGGCAAGGTGCTGTGA
- a CDS encoding L-threonylcarbamoyladenylate synthase, with protein sequence MDTGLKTHVLPAGAAATATAAGVLAEGGLVAFPTETVYGLGADAGNASAIARLYEAKGRPAFNPLIAHVADLGAARRIALFDGQALRLAEAFWPGPLTLVLPKALSCPVAELATAGLDTVAVRIPAHKVARDIIKAFGGAVVAPSANLSGHVSPTTAEHVNGDLAGRIDMIVDGGPVEVGVESTIVGCFSDPVLLRPGGLTRAEIERVLGHPLQSPPQEAESDSQPIAPGMLASHYAPRTPVRLNASDVHVGEALLSFGPVRVARRECASVEMNLSERGDLAEAAANLFGYLRTLDKRNADAIAVMPIPEDGLGEAINDRLRRAAVGR encoded by the coding sequence GTGGATACAGGCCTGAAAACGCACGTTCTGCCCGCCGGTGCCGCCGCCACGGCGACCGCCGCCGGGGTTCTGGCCGAGGGCGGCCTGGTGGCGTTTCCGACCGAGACGGTTTACGGGCTCGGCGCCGACGCCGGCAACGCGTCCGCCATCGCCCGGCTCTACGAGGCCAAGGGCCGTCCGGCCTTCAATCCGCTGATTGCCCATGTCGCCGATCTCGGCGCCGCGCGCCGGATCGCCCTGTTCGACGGGCAGGCCTTGCGCCTGGCGGAGGCGTTCTGGCCGGGTCCCCTGACTCTGGTGCTGCCGAAGGCGCTCTCCTGCCCGGTCGCGGAACTCGCGACCGCCGGGCTCGATACGGTCGCGGTTCGCATCCCGGCCCACAAGGTGGCGCGCGACATCATCAAGGCGTTCGGCGGTGCCGTGGTAGCACCGTCGGCCAATCTCTCCGGCCATGTCTCGCCCACCACGGCCGAGCATGTGAACGGCGACCTCGCGGGCCGGATCGACATGATCGTCGACGGCGGCCCGGTCGAGGTCGGCGTCGAATCCACCATTGTCGGCTGCTTCTCCGATCCCGTGCTGCTGCGGCCTGGCGGGCTGACGCGCGCCGAGATCGAGCGCGTGCTCGGCCATCCCCTGCAATCGCCGCCGCAGGAAGCCGAGAGTGACAGCCAGCCGATCGCCCCGGGCATGCTGGCCTCGCATTACGCGCCGCGGACACCGGTCCGGCTCAATGCCAGCGATGTCCATGTCGGCGAAGCCTTGCTGTCGTTCGGGCCGGTCAGGGTCGCGCGGCGCGAATGCGCCTCCGTGGAGATGAACTTGTCGGAGCGCGGCGATCTCGCCGAGGCCGCCGCCAATCTGTTCGGCTACCTTCGCACGCTCGACAAGAGAAACGCGGATGCTATCGCAGTGATGCCTATTCCCGAGGACGGACTCGGCGAAGCCATCAACGACCGGCTGCGCCGCGCAGCCGTTGGGCGGTAG